From the genome of Brachyhypopomus gauderio isolate BG-103 unplaced genomic scaffold, BGAUD_0.2 sc87, whole genome shotgun sequence, one region includes:
- the LOC143493471 gene encoding uncharacterized protein LOC143493471, translating into MDRWPALFNERKIKAEFCRIVTADLLQSFLDGLDALMSSLLEFYKAAVSSNRRLTLSSVMQCLNKEDTNQNRRTAALLGLPLFLSEDTSDIIRMCDVHGETLDVLMKGKCVGILIGHEGVLHDAFLHEIINVAVVVEEAVVLHEIRDVPTGFAMLMGTIYCLNLQYPHKMKYSFEFLQKVVMKMNPDQCSARVHGLRNKLLRFCL; encoded by the exons ATGGACAGATGGCCTGCATTGTTTAATGAGAGAAAG ATAAAGGCAGAGTTCTGTAGAATAGTCACTGCTGACCTGCTCCAGTCATTCCTGGATGGACTGGATGCCTTGATGTCAAGTCTTTTGGAATTCTATAAAGCAGCTGTCTCATCAAACAGGAGGTTGACTCTTAGCAGTGTTATGCAGTGCCTTAATAAGGAG GACACAAATCAGAACAGAAGAACGGCTGCCCTGCTTGGTCTTCCACTGTTCTTGTCAGAAGACACCTCTGACATAATCAGGATGTGTGAT GTTCATGGTGAAACCCTGGATGTCCTCATGAAGGGAAAGTGTGTTGGAATTCTAATTGGACATGAAGGTGTCCTGCATGATGCTTTCCTTCATGAAATTATCAACGTGGCTGTGGTGGTAGAAGAGGCAGTCGTTCTTCATGAAATCAGAGACGTGCCCACTGGTTTTGCTATGTTAATGGGCACCATCTACTGCCTTAATCTGCAGTACCCTCACAAAATGAAGTACTCATTTGAATTCCTGCAGAAGGTCGTCATGAAGATGAACCCTGACCAGTGTTCAGCAAGGGTACATGGACTTAGAAATAAATTGCTGAGATTTTGTTTATAG